In one Silene latifolia isolate original U9 population chromosome 10, ASM4854445v1, whole genome shotgun sequence genomic region, the following are encoded:
- the LOC141605903 gene encoding putative lactoylglutathione lyase, chloroplastic has product MVRILPMASTLRPSLISFSSFRFSSSIPSRPLSSLHLASGVPQLHSFGLRASRLLQRGGNNLSVSATGNAAQASTSAVEENVLEWVKKDNRRMLHVVYRVGDLDRTIKFYTECLGMKLLRKRDIPEERYTNAFLGYGPEDSHFVIELTYNYGVDQYDIGAGFGHFGIAVEDVAKTVELIKAKGGTVTREPGPVKGGKTVIAFIEDPDGYKFELIERGPTPEPLCQVMLRVGDLDRAIEFYKNAFGMELLRTRDNPQYKYTIAMLGYGPEDKSAVMELTYNYGVTEYDKGNAYAQIAIGTDDVYKTAEAVKLCGGTITREPGPLPGISTKITACLDPDGWKTVFVDNIDFVKELE; this is encoded by the exons ATGGTGAGAATATTGCCCATGGCATCAACATTGAGACCATCTTTGATTTCTTTCTCATCTTTCAGATTTTCCTCTTCTATCCCTTCTAGACCTCTCTCTTCACTACACTTGGCCAGTG GTGTTCCTCAATTGCATTCTTTTGGTTTACGAGCTTCAAGGTTGTTGCAAAGAGGAGGCAACAATTTGTCTGTTAGTGCTACTGGAAATGCTGCACAAGCCAGCACAAGTGCCGTTGAAGAAAATGTCTTGGAGTGGGTTAAGAAAGACAATCGAAGAATGCTCCATGTTGTTTATCGCGTTGGAGATCTTGACAGAACAATAAA ATTCTACACTGAGTGTCTGGGCATGAAGCTATTAAGGAAACGTGACATACCGGAGGAGAGATACACCAATGCTTTTCTTGGTTATGGACCTGAAGATTCTCACTTTGTCATAGAGTTGACTTACA ATTACGGCGTTGATCAATATGATATTGGAGCTGGTTTTGGGCATTTTGGCATTGCAGTGGAGGAT GTGGCCAAGACCGTGGAACTTATCAAGGCTAAAGGGGGAACGGTAACTCGGGAACCCGGACCTGTTAAGGGCGGCAAGACAGTCATTGCATTTATTGAAGATCCTGATGGTTACAAGTTCGAACTTATCGAAAGGGGTCCTACACCTGAGCCATTGTGCCAAGTAATGTTGCGAGTTGGTGATCTTGATCGAGCCATTGAATTTTACAAAAAT GCTTTTGGCATGGAGCTTTTACGAACACGGGATAATCCACAATACAAG TACACAATAGCAATGTTGGGCTATGGTCCTGAAGACAAAAGTGCAGTGATGGAGTTGACTTACAACTATGGGGTTACTGAGTATGACAAGGGAAATGCCTATGCGCAG ATAGCCATAGGCACGGATGATGTTTATAAAACAGCAGAAGCTGTTAAACTGTGCGGAGGAACGATCACAAGAGAGCCAGGGCCTTTGCCGGGTATCAGTACCAAGATCACAGCATGCCTTGATCCTGATGGTTGGAAAACG GTGTTTGTTGACAACATTGATTTCGTGAAGGAGTTGGAGTAA